Proteins encoded together in one Candidatus Neomarinimicrobiota bacterium window:
- a CDS encoding GTPase gives MAERIRTVIMGAAGRDFHNFNTVFRDNDSYEVIAFTATQIPNIDGRVYPKELAGELYPDGIPIYEESELIELIKKENIHQVIFAYSDVSNQYVMEKASEVMAAGAQFGVMGAEQTMLKSTKPVVAVCAVRTGSGKSQTTRRVAEILKEMGKKIAIVRHPMPYGDLVAQRVQRFAEYDDLEKHDVTIEEREEYEPHIARGDVVFAGVDYEAILRKAEEEADVILWDGGNNDLPFFKPDILFTVADPHRAGHELTYYPGSTCVRLADVVIINKVNTAERADVETVIKNVKSLNPNVTIIEADSPVTVDKPELISGKRVLVVEDGPTLTHGGMKYGAGVVAAKEAGAAELIDPRPFAVGTIKETFEKYPDIGTLLPAMGYGNGQMKDLEETINSTDCDAVIIATPINLTKLISIEKPTAVVTYDLAVKGSPNIEEVLSDI, from the coding sequence ATGGCGGAAAGAATAAGAACTGTTATAATGGGGGCTGCGGGGCGTGATTTTCATAATTTTAATACCGTCTTCCGGGATAACGACAGTTACGAGGTTATCGCATTCACGGCAACGCAGATACCGAATATAGACGGCAGGGTTTACCCGAAGGAACTCGCGGGAGAACTTTATCCCGACGGAATACCTATCTATGAAGAATCAGAACTGATTGAGCTGATAAAAAAAGAGAATATTCATCAGGTGATTTTCGCATATAGTGATGTATCAAATCAGTATGTAATGGAAAAAGCATCCGAAGTTATGGCGGCGGGAGCGCAGTTCGGAGTAATGGGAGCCGAGCAGACAATGCTGAAATCCACCAAACCTGTCGTTGCGGTTTGCGCCGTTCGCACCGGCTCGGGTAAGAGTCAGACCACCCGGAGAGTCGCTGAAATTCTCAAGGAAATGGGTAAGAAAATAGCTATCGTCAGGCATCCGATGCCTTACGGAGACCTTGTGGCTCAGCGAGTTCAGCGTTTTGCGGAATACGATGACCTTGAGAAACACGACGTGACCATTGAAGAACGGGAAGAATATGAACCGCACATCGCCCGGGGCGACGTGGTGTTTGCGGGCGTTGATTATGAAGCGATTCTCAGGAAAGCCGAAGAGGAAGCAGATGTTATATTATGGGACGGCGGAAATAACGATCTGCCGTTTTTCAAACCGGACATATTATTTACCGTTGCCGACCCGCATCGCGCAGGACACGAACTTACTTACTATCCCGGCTCAACCTGCGTTAGATTAGCGGACGTTGTCATAATCAATAAGGTCAACACAGCCGAACGCGCGGATGTGGAGACTGTTATCAAAAATGTGAAATCTTTGAATCCGAATGTGACGATTATTGAAGCGGATTCACCTGTAACAGTTGATAAGCCGGAACTCATCAGCGGTAAACGAGTCCTCGTAGTGGAGGACGGCCCAACTTTGACGCACGGCGGAATGAAATACGGGGCGGGAGTCGTGGCGGCAAAAGAAGCAGGCGCAGCTGAACTGATAGACCCGCGGCCGTTTGCTGTCGGAACTATAAAAGAAACGTTCGAGAAATATCCCGACATCGGGACGCTCCTGCCCGCTATGGGATACGGGAACGGCCAGATGAAAGACTTGGAGGAGACTATTAACAGCACCGATTGTGATGCGGTGATCATAGCCACGCCAATCAACCTTACAAAACTTATCAGCATCGAAAAACCAACCGCTGTTGTGACTTATGATCTGGCTGTGAAAGGCTCGCCTAACATCGAGGAAGTGCTGAGCGATATATGA
- the pruA gene encoding L-glutamate gamma-semialdehyde dehydrogenase, whose product MEREKYRPIDFIDFTKSENKDKMNSALEKVAGELGKTYNLHIGGKEVTARETFSSFNPAKADQVIGHFQKAGEKEANDAIDAAVEAYKSWSKTSAEERADYIFKAADIMRERRMEISAWIIYEVGKSWVEADGEIAEAIDFLEFYGQEALRYSGNKPMIPINGEAPYTTYIPLGVGVIIPPWNFPLAITAGMAVAAIVSGNTIVLKPSSDSPANAYQLVKIFEEVGLPDGVLNYLSGPGALAGDKLVKHPKTRFIAFTGSMEVGLEINRVAAEHQDGQIWIKRVLVEMGGKDAIIVDSEADLEDAATGVVAAAFGYGGQKCSACSRLIVVEDVHDELMEKVIQKTSELKIGDPADGSTFMGPLVNKSSLEKVEEYVEIGKGEGKLLIGGERGSDEGYYYKPTIYGDLDRSSRLAQEEIFGPVLAVMKAKDFDDALDIANDTIFGLTGAVYSANREKLEKATREFHVGNLYLNRKCTGALVGVHPFGGFNMSGTDSKAGGNDYLLFFQQAKLVSEKVQ is encoded by the coding sequence TTGGAACGAGAAAAATACAGACCGATAGATTTTATCGACTTTACAAAATCTGAAAATAAAGATAAAATGAACTCCGCATTGGAAAAAGTAGCGGGGGAGCTGGGCAAAACTTATAATCTCCATATCGGCGGTAAGGAAGTAACCGCAAGGGAAACATTCAGTTCATTTAATCCTGCTAAAGCAGATCAAGTTATCGGGCATTTTCAAAAAGCAGGCGAAAAAGAAGCCAACGATGCTATTGACGCCGCCGTGGAGGCATATAAATCATGGTCGAAAACATCGGCGGAAGAACGAGCTGATTACATTTTCAAGGCTGCCGACATTATGCGGGAGCGGAGGATGGAGATATCCGCATGGATAATTTATGAAGTAGGCAAATCGTGGGTCGAGGCGGACGGCGAGATAGCCGAGGCAATAGATTTTTTAGAGTTTTACGGTCAGGAAGCGTTACGATATTCGGGAAATAAGCCTATGATTCCGATCAACGGTGAAGCTCCTTATACCACATACATACCGCTTGGCGTAGGCGTTATCATTCCGCCCTGGAATTTTCCGCTGGCGATTACGGCGGGGATGGCAGTTGCCGCAATCGTATCGGGTAACACGATAGTTCTCAAGCCATCCTCTGATTCTCCTGCGAATGCGTATCAGTTAGTGAAAATATTCGAGGAAGTCGGTCTGCCGGACGGCGTGCTGAACTATCTATCGGGACCCGGCGCTCTTGCGGGTGATAAACTGGTGAAGCATCCGAAAACACGATTTATAGCTTTTACGGGTTCGATGGAAGTCGGGCTTGAAATTAACCGAGTGGCGGCTGAGCACCAGGACGGACAGATTTGGATTAAACGTGTTTTGGTTGAGATGGGCGGCAAAGATGCCATTATAGTAGATTCGGAAGCCGACCTTGAAGATGCGGCAACGGGTGTTGTAGCGGCGGCTTTCGGATATGGCGGACAAAAATGTTCCGCATGCTCCCGACTGATAGTCGTGGAGGATGTTCACGACGAGCTTATGGAGAAAGTGATTCAGAAAACTTCCGAGCTCAAAATTGGTGATCCCGCAGACGGCTCAACATTTATGGGTCCTCTTGTAAATAAATCTTCTTTGGAGAAAGTTGAAGAATATGTGGAGATAGGAAAAGGTGAGGGAAAACTTTTGATAGGCGGAGAACGTGGCTCTGATGAAGGTTATTATTATAAGCCGACAATTTATGGCGATTTGGACAGGAGTTCCCGATTGGCGCAGGAGGAGATTTTCGGGCCTGTTTTAGCGGTGATGAAAGCTAAGGATTTTGACGATGCACTCGACATTGCAAACGATACGATTTTCGGACTTACAGGAGCGGTTTATTCCGCCAACAGAGAAAAATTAGAAAAGGCAACTCGTGAATTTCACGTGGGTAACCTTTATCTGAATCGCAAATGCACGGGCGCTTTAGTCGGCGTTCATCCGTTCGGCGGATTTAATATGTCGGGGACGGATTCAAAAGCAGGTGGAAATGACTACCTGCTTTTTTTTCAGCAAGCGAAATTGGTTTCGGAAAAGGTTCAATAG
- the dusB gene encoding tRNA dihydrouridine synthase DusB, which produces MGQLKLKGKVILAPMAGITDSPFRGLCKAAGAALVYTEMTSSQGIARGASNTLRYLGYEESERPIGIQIYGENTATMESAAVEVMKWKPDVLDMNFGCPVNKVTKKGAGSALLKDIKHLEEIVRAVVNAVDIPVTAKIRSGWDDKHVNAVEVAQMFEDAGISGISVHPRTREQSFSGDADWSIIKQVKEAVSITVIGNGDIDSAVKAKKCFESTGCDYVMIGRGAIGRPWIFKIIEHYLETGETLEEPGDEEKFQIIRDYIEAEIHFRGEFSALGQAKKMISWFISGMPNCHKATNDFQRLKTLAEFSKKLDEYSIEVLKVEDHSTWEPGQIEEMALD; this is translated from the coding sequence GTGGGACAACTAAAATTGAAAGGAAAAGTCATTCTTGCGCCGATGGCAGGAATTACGGACTCACCCTTCCGCGGACTCTGTAAAGCTGCGGGAGCAGCGCTTGTATATACGGAAATGACTTCATCACAGGGGATAGCGAGAGGCGCGTCAAATACGCTGCGTTATCTCGGATACGAAGAATCTGAGCGTCCCATCGGCATACAAATTTACGGGGAGAATACTGCGACTATGGAGTCGGCGGCTGTTGAAGTAATGAAATGGAAGCCTGATGTTCTCGATATGAATTTCGGATGTCCCGTCAATAAAGTCACGAAAAAGGGAGCGGGTTCGGCGTTGCTGAAAGACATCAAGCACTTGGAGGAAATTGTTCGCGCCGTGGTGAACGCCGTTGATATTCCGGTAACCGCAAAAATCAGGAGCGGCTGGGACGACAAGCATGTGAATGCGGTTGAGGTCGCTCAGATGTTTGAGGACGCGGGAATTTCGGGAATCAGTGTCCATCCCCGAACGAGGGAACAAAGTTTTTCGGGAGATGCGGATTGGAGTATCATCAAGCAGGTAAAAGAAGCCGTTTCAATTACCGTGATCGGTAACGGGGACATTGATTCTGCGGTGAAAGCGAAAAAATGTTTCGAGAGTACCGGATGCGATTATGTAATGATAGGCAGGGGAGCAATCGGCAGGCCGTGGATATTCAAGATAATAGAGCACTATCTCGAAACGGGAGAAACATTAGAAGAACCGGGCGACGAAGAAAAATTTCAAATTATAAGAGATTATATTGAAGCCGAAATACATTTCAGAGGCGAATTCAGCGCGCTTGGTCAGGCGAAAAAGATGATTTCATGGTTTATTTCGGGAATGCCAAACTGTCACAAAGCAACAAACGATTTCCAGCGTCTCAAGACTTTAGCGGAATTTTCTAAGAAATTAGACGAATATTCTATAGAAGTTCTGAAAGTTGAAGATCATTCAACCTGGGAGCCGGGCCAGATAGAAGAGATGGCGTTAGATTAA